In the Aliarcobacter cryaerophilus genome, one interval contains:
- a CDS encoding ABC transporter ATP-binding protein: protein MIKVKNLTHYYNNDKALENINLEINKGEFVCLVGDSGSGKSTLLSIISTLLKPTKGELFFENLNYKNIKDIDDFRKTNIGFIFQFHYLINYLTVKENIKLANEKATENEIHNLLKILRIDNLSNKYPNEISGGQRQRVSIARALINKPKVIIADEPTGNLDSKNSLNVFEIFKKLSQEQVTIIVATHDKNLAQIANKIYEVKDGKIN from the coding sequence AAAAGTTAAAAATTTAACGCACTATTATAACAATGATAAAGCTCTTGAAAATATAAATTTAGAGATAAATAAAGGTGAATTTGTATGTTTAGTTGGAGACAGTGGTAGTGGAAAATCTACTCTTTTATCAATAATTTCAACTCTATTAAAACCAACAAAAGGTGAACTATTTTTTGAAAATTTAAATTATAAAAATATTAAAGATATTGATGATTTTAGAAAAACAAATATTGGTTTCATTTTTCAATTTCACTATTTAATAAACTATTTAACAGTTAAAGAAAATATAAAACTAGCTAACGAAAAGGCAACAGAGAATGAAATTCATAACTTACTAAAAATCTTAAGAATAGACAATCTATCAAATAAATATCCAAATGAAATCTCAGGAGGACAAAGACAAAGAGTTTCTATTGCAAGGGCTTTAATAAATAAACCAAAGGTAATAATTGCAGATGAACCAACAGGAAATTTAGATTCAAAAAACTCTTTAAATGTTTTTGAAATATTTAAAAAACTAAGTCAAGAGCAAGTTACTATAATAGTGGCAACTCACGATAAAAATTTAGCACAAATTGCAAATAAAATTTATGAGGTAAAAGATGGAAAAATCAATTAA